Proteins from a genomic interval of Bradyrhizobium sp. CCBAU 53340:
- a CDS encoding HutD family protein, whose amino-acid sequence MKTMLLKSEDYTRSPWKNGGGIFTDIADAHRPGTAVKNWDSLLWRFASTPIVAPGPFSHMPGIDRLQMVVGGRGLVLKAPGQEFDEREPFTTVRFTGEMEIVTELEAGPVEVVNLMARRGAAEIELVALKEPGERPLPAGTHLVYAVSGDCSIRLEREEFVVPSSGTLKIELSAASRLALMSGLAVLGSIQLVG is encoded by the coding sequence ATGAAAACCATGCTGCTGAAATCCGAAGACTACACCCGCTCGCCCTGGAAGAATGGCGGCGGCATTTTTACCGATATCGCCGATGCGCATCGGCCCGGCACGGCGGTGAAGAACTGGGACAGTCTGCTGTGGCGCTTTGCTTCCACGCCGATCGTGGCGCCGGGGCCGTTCTCCCATATGCCCGGCATCGACCGCTTGCAGATGGTCGTTGGCGGGCGCGGGCTGGTGCTCAAGGCGCCCGGGCAGGAGTTCGACGAGCGCGAACCGTTCACCACCGTCCGCTTCACCGGCGAGATGGAGATCGTGACCGAGCTCGAGGCCGGCCCGGTCGAGGTTGTCAATCTGATGGCGCGGCGCGGTGCGGCGGAGATCGAATTGGTGGCGCTGAAGGAACCCGGCGAGCGGCCATTGCCGGCCGGCACGCATCTGGTTTACGCGGTTTCCGGCGATTGCAGCATTCGTCTCGAGCGCGAGGAATTTGTCGTTCCCAGCAGCGGCACGCTGAAGATCGAGCTTTCCGCGGCGTCCCGGC